From a single Nissabacter sp. SGAir0207 genomic region:
- the pdhR gene encoding pyruvate dehydrogenase complex transcriptional repressor PdhR has protein sequence MAYSKIRQPKLSDVIEQQLEYLILEGTLRPGEKLPPERELAKQFDVSRPSLREAIQRLEAKGLLLRRQGGGTFVQKNLWQSFSDPLAELLADHPESQFDLLETRHALEGIAAYYAALRGTEEDLLRIRDCHLVIQQAQDSGDLDAEADAVMQYQVAVTEAAHNVVLLHLLRCMGPMLEKNVRQNFELLYSRREMLAQVSSHRARIFEAIVAREPEKAREASHRHLAFIEEILLDLSREHSRRERSLRRLQQRKD, from the coding sequence ATGGCTTACAGCAAAATCCGCCAGCCCAAACTTTCGGATGTGATTGAGCAACAACTCGAGTACCTGATTTTGGAAGGGACACTGCGTCCCGGCGAGAAGTTGCCCCCGGAACGTGAGCTGGCGAAACAGTTTGATGTTTCCCGTCCTTCTCTCAGGGAAGCCATCCAGCGCCTGGAGGCCAAGGGGCTGCTCTTGCGCCGTCAGGGCGGCGGCACCTTCGTTCAAAAAAACCTGTGGCAAAGCTTCAGCGACCCGCTCGCTGAATTGCTGGCCGATCACCCTGAATCACAATTCGACCTGCTGGAGACCCGCCACGCGCTGGAGGGGATCGCCGCCTACTATGCGGCGCTACGCGGCACGGAAGAGGATCTGCTGCGCATCCGCGACTGCCATCTGGTTATCCAGCAGGCGCAGGACAGCGGCGACCTGGACGCCGAGGCGGACGCGGTGATGCAGTACCAGGTGGCGGTGACCGAGGCGGCGCACAACGTGGTGCTGTTGCACCTGTTGCGCTGCATGGGGCCGATGCTGGAAAAGAACGTCCGACAGAATTTTGAGCTGCTCTACTCGCGCCGGGAGATGCTGGCGCAAGTGAGCAGCCATCGCGCCAGGATTTTTGAGGCGATTGTGGCGCGCGAGCCGGAAAAGGCGCGCGAGGCCTCACACCGCCACCTGGCGTTTATTGAGGAGATTTTGCTGGATCTCAGCCGAGAGCACAGCCGGCGCGAGCGTTCGCTGCGCCGCCTCCAGCAACGCAAGGATTAA
- a CDS encoding amino acid permease → MDDQQHGEELKRGLKNRHIQLIALGGAIGTGLFLGIAQTIKMAGPSVLLGYAIGGFIAFLIMRQLGEMVVEEPVAGSFSHFCYKYWGSFAGFASGWNYWVLYVLVAMAELTAVGIYIQYWWPEIPTWVSALAFFVLINAVNLTNVKVYGELEFWFAIIKVVAIVGMIVFGGWLLLSGNGGPEASVTNLWAQGGFFPNGFGGLVMAMAVIMFSFGGLELIGITAAEADKPDETIPKATNQVIYRILIFYIGSLAILLSLYPWGKVVEGGSPFVLIFHALNSNVVATILNIVVLTAALSVYNSSVYSNSRMLFGLAKQGNGPKSLMKVDRRGVPVVAIGVSAAATAFCVLINYLMPGKAFELLMALVVSTLVINWAMISLAHLKFRKAKRLQGIEPKFKAMWYPFGNYLCLAFMCAILVIMYLTPGIRISVLLIPVWVAILGIGYLFTRKRG, encoded by the coding sequence ATGGACGATCAACAGCATGGCGAGGAGCTGAAGCGCGGGCTAAAAAACCGCCACATTCAGCTCATCGCACTGGGTGGCGCCATCGGTACCGGGTTATTCCTCGGTATCGCGCAGACCATCAAAATGGCAGGCCCGTCAGTGCTGCTCGGCTACGCCATCGGCGGCTTCATCGCCTTCCTGATCATGCGCCAACTCGGCGAAATGGTGGTGGAGGAGCCAGTGGCCGGCTCCTTCAGCCACTTCTGCTACAAGTATTGGGGCAGCTTCGCGGGCTTTGCCTCTGGCTGGAACTACTGGGTGCTCTATGTGCTGGTGGCGATGGCGGAACTGACCGCCGTGGGCATCTACATCCAGTACTGGTGGCCTGAGATCCCGACCTGGGTCTCGGCGCTGGCCTTCTTCGTGCTGATCAATGCCGTCAACCTCACCAACGTGAAGGTGTATGGGGAGCTGGAGTTCTGGTTCGCCATCATCAAGGTGGTGGCGATTGTCGGCATGATTGTCTTCGGCGGCTGGCTGCTGCTGAGCGGCAACGGCGGCCCGGAAGCGAGCGTCACCAACCTGTGGGCGCAGGGCGGCTTCTTCCCGAACGGCTTTGGCGGGCTGGTGATGGCAATGGCGGTCATCATGTTCTCCTTCGGCGGCCTGGAGCTGATCGGCATCACCGCGGCAGAGGCTGACAAGCCGGATGAGACCATCCCGAAAGCCACCAATCAGGTGATCTACCGCATCCTGATCTTCTACATCGGCTCGCTGGCAATCCTGCTTTCGCTCTACCCGTGGGGCAAAGTGGTGGAAGGCGGCAGCCCGTTCGTGCTGATCTTCCATGCGCTGAACAGCAACGTGGTCGCCACCATCCTCAACATCGTGGTACTGACGGCGGCGCTGTCGGTTTACAACAGCAGCGTCTACTCCAACAGCCGTATGCTGTTCGGCCTGGCGAAACAGGGCAACGGCCCGAAATCGCTGATGAAAGTGGATCGCCGCGGCGTGCCGGTGGTGGCGATTGGCGTTTCTGCCGCCGCGACCGCCTTCTGCGTGCTGATCAACTACCTGATGCCGGGCAAGGCGTTTGAGCTGCTGATGGCGCTGGTGGTCTCCACGCTGGTGATCAACTGGGCGATGATCAGCCTGGCGCACCTGAAGTTCCGCAAGGCCAAGCGCCTGCAGGGCATTGAGCCGAAATTCAAGGCGATGTGGTATCCGTTCGGCAACTACCTCTGCCTGGCGTTTATGTGTGCCATTCTGGTGATCATGTACCTGACACCGGGCATCCGCATCTCCGTACTGCTGATTCCGGTCTGGGTGGCCATCCTCGGGATCGGTTACCTGTTTACCCGCAAACGCGGCTAA
- a CDS encoding glycoside-pentoside-hexuronide (GPH):cation symporter, which translates to MKQGALSIKEKIGYGMGDAGCNMIGGAIMLFLNYFYTDVFGLAPALVGVLLLSVRVIDAVTDPIMGAIADRTTTRWGRFRPYLLWISLPYVLFAVLMFTTPEWSYNSKVVYAFVTYFLMSLTYTAINIPYCSLGGVITADPHERVSCQSYRFFMVGIATLILSSTLLPMAEFFGGADRARGYQMSMGVMAVIALFMFLFCFATVRERIQPAVPTRDALKSDLKDAWKNDQWVRILLLTLCNVCPGFIRMAATMYYVTWVMGQSASFASFFISLGVVGMMIGAALAKPLTDKFCKLKVFFWTNIVLAICSSGFYFLDPHATTLILVAYFVLNILHQIPSPLHWSLMADVDDYGEWKTGKRITGISFSGNLFFLKVGLAIAGAMVGFLLSFYGYDAGAKQQGATALNGIVLLFTVIPGIGYLITAGVVRLLKVDRNLMAQIQSDLEKRRQNYRELADYQSMKHREGVALIATDKEPLA; encoded by the coding sequence ATGAAACAGGGTGCGCTTTCGATTAAAGAGAAGATCGGATATGGGATGGGCGACGCCGGTTGCAATATGATCGGCGGCGCCATCATGCTTTTTCTCAACTACTTCTATACCGATGTGTTTGGGCTGGCCCCGGCGCTAGTGGGGGTGTTGTTGCTCTCAGTGCGGGTCATTGATGCGGTGACCGACCCGATCATGGGCGCGATTGCCGACCGTACCACCACCCGCTGGGGACGTTTTCGCCCCTATCTATTGTGGATCTCCCTGCCCTACGTGCTGTTCGCGGTGCTGATGTTCACCACGCCAGAGTGGAGCTACAACAGCAAGGTGGTCTATGCCTTCGTGACCTACTTCCTGATGTCGCTGACCTACACAGCCATCAATATTCCTTACTGTTCGCTGGGCGGGGTGATCACCGCCGACCCGCATGAGCGCGTCTCCTGCCAATCCTATCGCTTCTTTATGGTTGGCATCGCCACGCTGATCCTCTCCTCCACCCTGCTGCCGATGGCGGAGTTCTTCGGCGGGGCAGACCGGGCGCGCGGCTACCAGATGTCGATGGGTGTGATGGCGGTGATCGCGCTGTTCATGTTCCTGTTCTGCTTCGCCACCGTACGTGAGCGCATCCAGCCAGCCGTCCCGACCCGTGACGCGCTGAAATCTGACCTGAAAGATGCGTGGAAAAATGACCAGTGGGTGCGCATCCTGCTGCTGACGCTGTGCAACGTCTGCCCCGGCTTCATCCGCATGGCGGCTACCATGTACTACGTCACCTGGGTGATGGGGCAATCCGCCTCCTTCGCCAGCTTCTTTATCAGCCTCGGCGTGGTCGGCATGATGATTGGCGCGGCGCTGGCAAAACCACTGACCGATAAGTTCTGCAAACTGAAGGTCTTTTTCTGGACCAACATCGTGCTGGCGATCTGCTCGAGCGGCTTCTACTTCCTGGACCCGCACGCCACCACGCTGATTTTGGTTGCCTATTTTGTCCTGAATATCCTGCATCAAATCCCATCGCCGCTACACTGGTCTTTAATGGCGGATGTGGATGACTACGGCGAATGGAAAACCGGCAAGCGCATCACCGGCATCAGCTTCTCCGGCAACCTCTTCTTCCTGAAAGTGGGGCTGGCAATTGCCGGGGCGATGGTGGGATTCCTGCTCTCCTTCTATGGCTACGATGCCGGTGCCAAACAGCAGGGCGCCACCGCCCTGAATGGCATCGTCCTGCTGTTCACCGTCATTCCCGGCATTGGCTACCTGATCACCGCCGGGGTGGTGCGCCTGTTGAAGGTTGACCGCAACCTGATGGCGCAGATTCAGAGTGATTTGGAAAAACGCCGTCAGAACTACCGTGAACTGGCGGATTACCAGAGCATGAAACATCGAGAAGGTGTTGCTTTGATTGCAACGGATAAGGAACCATTGGCATGA
- a CDS encoding family 43 glycosylhydrolase, with protein MTVTRYPNPLILQRADPFITHPINGYYYFIASVPEYDRLELRAATSLEGLADAEPVVVWRKPESGPMSALIWAPEIHHIEGKWYIYFAAAPDITVIDTLFQHRMFALECADADPLHGKWVERGRIESHLDTFSLDATSFEHQGRRYYAWAQKDPATRGNSNIYLCEMEDALTLKGTPVMLTQPEFDWETRGFWVNEGPAMVVHGKRIFMTYSASATDANYCMGLLWADIDSDLLDAASWHKSPEPVFSTSDRNRQYGPGHNSFTTNAEGGDVLVYHARNYREIEGDPLYDHNRHTRILDLRWDEKGMPVFGEPPAENRDISSTFQTDAPGTVAG; from the coding sequence ATGACCGTAACTCGTTACCCTAACCCTCTGATCCTCCAGCGGGCCGATCCCTTCATTACCCATCCAATTAATGGATACTACTACTTTATTGCCTCGGTGCCGGAGTATGACCGGCTCGAGTTGCGGGCCGCTACCTCTCTAGAGGGTTTGGCCGATGCAGAACCCGTGGTGGTATGGCGCAAACCGGAGAGCGGCCCGATGAGCGCCCTGATTTGGGCACCAGAGATCCATCACATTGAGGGCAAATGGTACATCTACTTTGCCGCCGCCCCTGACATCACGGTGATCGACACCTTGTTCCAGCACCGGATGTTTGCCCTGGAGTGCGCGGATGCCGACCCCCTGCACGGTAAGTGGGTCGAGCGCGGGCGCATTGAGTCACACCTGGATACCTTCTCGCTCGATGCCACCAGTTTTGAGCATCAGGGGCGACGCTACTACGCGTGGGCGCAGAAAGATCCGGCCACGCGCGGCAACTCCAATATCTACCTGTGCGAGATGGAGGATGCCCTAACCCTGAAAGGCACGCCGGTCATGCTCACCCAGCCAGAGTTTGACTGGGAGACGCGCGGCTTCTGGGTCAATGAGGGGCCAGCGATGGTGGTACACGGCAAACGCATCTTCATGACCTACTCCGCCAGCGCGACGGATGCCAACTACTGCATGGGCCTGCTGTGGGCCGACATCGACAGCGACCTGCTGGACGCGGCAAGCTGGCACAAATCCCCGGAGCCAGTCTTTTCCACCAGCGACCGCAACCGCCAGTATGGGCCGGGTCACAACAGCTTCACCACCAATGCCGAAGGGGGCGACGTGCTGGTCTACCATGCCCGCAACTACCGGGAGATTGAGGGCGACCCGCTGTATGACCACAACCGCCATACGCGCATTCTTGACCTGCGCTGGGATGAAAAGGGAATGCCGGTCTTTGGTGAACCGCCAGCGGAAAACCGTGATATTTCCAGCACCTTCCAAACCGACGCACCGGGTACCGTAGCTGGCTAG
- the ampE gene encoding beta-lactamase regulator AmpE: MTLFTLLLVLAWERLFKLGEHWQLDHRMVAFFQRTQGAAGWKTLLMLLCWMGMVAGLLWVVHGLFFGVLSLLLWVLVGGLCIGAGSKRRHYRAYLKAARQGDDQAGKQMAEELALIHGLPVECSPEVRLRELQNALLWINFRYYLAPMFWLVICGPYGPVALAGYAFLRAYQSWLARRESPLLRARSGIDRLLHLLDWVPVRLAGVAYALLGHGERALPAWFASLWDRRRSQYQVLTGLAQFSLAREPHLDPIQTPRAAVALAKRVTLIIVVVVALLTIYGTLV, from the coding sequence ATGACGCTTTTTACTTTATTGCTGGTACTGGCGTGGGAGCGCCTGTTCAAGCTGGGCGAGCACTGGCAACTGGATCACCGCATGGTGGCCTTTTTCCAACGTACGCAGGGGGCGGCCGGGTGGAAAACCCTGCTGATGCTGCTCTGCTGGATGGGCATGGTGGCCGGGCTGCTGTGGGTGGTGCATGGCCTGTTCTTCGGCGTGCTGAGCCTGCTGCTGTGGGTGCTGGTGGGTGGGTTGTGCATTGGGGCGGGCAGCAAACGCCGTCACTACCGCGCCTACCTGAAGGCCGCACGTCAGGGGGACGATCAGGCTGGCAAGCAGATGGCTGAGGAGCTGGCGCTGATCCACGGCCTGCCGGTGGAGTGCTCTCCCGAGGTGCGGTTGCGCGAGCTGCAAAACGCGCTGCTCTGGATCAACTTCCGCTACTATCTGGCGCCGATGTTCTGGCTGGTGATTTGCGGCCCCTACGGGCCAGTGGCGCTGGCGGGCTATGCCTTCCTGCGCGCCTACCAGAGCTGGCTGGCGCGGCGCGAGTCACCGCTGTTGCGCGCGCGCTCTGGCATTGACCGCCTGCTACACCTGTTGGACTGGGTGCCGGTACGGCTGGCGGGTGTCGCTTATGCGCTGCTGGGGCATGGCGAGCGGGCGCTGCCCGCGTGGTTTGCCTCCCTGTGGGATCGCCGCCGCTCGCAGTATCAGGTGTTGACCGGGCTGGCACAGTTCTCGTTGGCGCGGGAGCCGCATCTGGACCCCATCCAGACGCCGCGCGCCGCTGTGGCGCTGGCGAAACGCGTGACGCTGATCATCGTGGTGGTGGTGGCGCTGCTGACCATCTACGGCACGCTGGTCTAG
- the ampD gene encoding 1,6-anhydro-N-acetylmuramyl-L-alanine amidase AmpD, which produces MRVEEGWLTGVRKVVSPHCDLRPAEEKPSLLIIHNISLPPGQFGGPYIDQLFTGTLDPEAHPFFAEIHTLRVAAHCLIRRDGEIVQYVSFNDRAWHAGVSQWQGRERCNDFSIGIELEGTDTQPFTAAQYQSLVSVSELLISEYPISVENITGHSDVAPGRKTDPGPAFDWAGYRHALHAQP; this is translated from the coding sequence ATGAGAGTGGAAGAGGGATGGCTGACCGGCGTGAGAAAGGTGGTATCGCCGCACTGTGACCTGCGTCCGGCGGAGGAGAAACCGAGCCTGCTGATCATTCATAACATCAGCCTGCCGCCCGGCCAGTTTGGCGGCCCCTACATTGACCAGCTGTTTACCGGGACGCTTGACCCGGAGGCGCACCCCTTTTTCGCCGAGATCCATACCCTGCGCGTGGCGGCGCACTGCTTGATCCGTCGCGACGGTGAGATCGTGCAGTATGTCTCCTTCAATGACCGCGCCTGGCACGCTGGCGTGTCGCAGTGGCAGGGGCGGGAGCGCTGCAATGACTTCTCCATCGGCATTGAGCTGGAGGGCACGGACACCCAGCCCTTTACAGCGGCGCAGTACCAAAGTTTGGTCAGCGTGAGCGAGTTGTTAATTAGTGAGTATCCTATTAGTGTAGAAAATATTACGGGTCACAGCGATGTGGCACCGGGGCGCAAAACTGACCCCGGCCCGGCATTTGACTGGGCAGGCTATCGCCATGCGCTCCATGCGCAGCCCTAA